The window tttgaggcaactgaaaataGGCATGAAAGGAGCACTAACTACTTGGCGTACTGAGCATTTTTCACTTTGCCAGTAGTCTTGGTAGCAGATGTCACTTTCGCATCGCAGCTGTCGGTGACCATTCTTTTAGTGCCAGATCTTAATCGCACTTCGCCGGCTTCGGCTCTTGGACAATCCTTTACCATTTTTTTCCCTGGACCACCACCTTCCCGCTTTATAGCGGCAGGAACTCGCCTATCAGCCCCTTCACGTTTCGCTCCAGGTGgatctttctgtctctctgccTCGTTTGACCTTCCAGTCTTACCTTTTCTGACCGAAGAATGGGATTTGACATTCGTGTTAAGTTCATGAGATGCCCTGCGCACGTTGCCCACGGCCTGCATGTGGTTCTGCTGAGCCTTTGCTGCTTGAGGACTGACCAGGTGCTGGTTTTTCGATGTGGTGCGGTTTTCGGAGGTGGAGGCCCGGCTTTCGCTGCTGCTTCTCTTTTGGGTGTTGGCCGGAGGGGCTTTGCGCTCTAAAAGAGGGCTGAGGCGGGAATGGCGTTGGTAGGCATACGAAGAGCAAGTGCCGTTGCAGAGTGGGTAACGGATATGGCAGTGAGGACAAACTGGGCGAGAAAGCTGGGTGGATGATGGGCTGCCCATAGAAGAGAAGAAGCCCCGCTGACCCTGCCGAAAGCTTTTTGGGGAGCTGAGGCGTGTTGGAGGAGCAGTGTGAGGCCTGGTCCGGTTGCTGTTTGCTAGGACACTAGTGGCATGACCTTTTGTTCGGATGATGGGCACGATGTGCTGCCCACTCTCAGCCTGAATGGTTTGAATCTGGTGCCACTCCAGTTGGAGGAGGCGCTCCAGATACTTCTCTAGCAGCCCTACAGGTTTTGGCCGGGGAGCCTTCTTACCCTCCGTGTTGAGGAAAATGGCAAGCTGCCTCAGGCTCCAGGTATTGAATGGAGGTGGCAGGAAGTCTGGGTAATTGTAGCTGATGTCATCGTTCTCCACCGTCCTGGGTCCAGGAATGTGGGGATGCAGGTCCATGGTGTTGAACACCTCTGCTCGGAGGTTAAGCTGAGGAGGAGTGCAGGGAGAAGGCAGCACAGGGAGCCTCTCGGAGTCAGACAGATCACTGGCGCTGTCCGTGTCGTCCTCCTTGTGCTCCAAAAGGCGGAGTGACTCCAGATCAGGGACTTGCTTCTGCAGGGTGAGGTGCTGCAGCACTGGCTGAGGAGCTAAGGGCAGCGAGAGAGCACGACGGCTCTTCTCCAAGGCCACGTGGCTCTGTACCATCTCTCTATTGCACTGAGACTCCAGCTGAATTTTCTGCCTTTCCTGTCCACGCTCGGGACATGAGAGTTTGGGATGTGGAGGCCTCAGGTCTGATTCTCCCTGTGTGCTACAGCAATAGTTCAAGTGAGATATTTTATCAGTATATTTATTACGGCtgggttgacaatattgatttGTCAGCTTTAATCAATCTTCATTTCAGTGAAATGATAACGATTTTTAAATCCCAAGATTAGCCCGATTCAGACTACATTCCAGGTTCAGACTACATGATTTTAGCCCGATTCTGCTACGATCTGCTCGACGTGGGGTGTTGTGGGGATTCGTAAATGACGATGGGGATTGGGACGCAAGATTCACTCATGTAGTGTGTCAAAGTGGACGACAACCGATGCCGTGTCTGCGATGCTTCACGCCGTCACGACAAAGactagcatgtttttttttcagtcgtCCATGACAAGTTCCATCACGTGTGTGACGCTGGCCAATAGAAGCACAGAAATGCCGTCCTATATGCTTTCAAACATGCAGAAATGAAAGAGAGACAATgatatagaccccttaaaagtttgtaaacattgcaacgtttcttggtgggcggggcttagctggaggcaaaaagagatgctgttgacaagcgtaagctagcatgtttaaggagggatttattaaacatagatgcagaagaaggttcagaactgtccgaatatgtacagtcactgactctgcgggaccgtgacagctatttttgtaaattaacttaagttttggatatttcctagacaacatatgaattactttcaggtggttcggggaattttgtaaaggcttattgtctaatgtaacctaacgctggactaactatgattatggctagcaatgtggattattttaagagaccattcaaaggatggcacacacatctatcgctgtatgtttgtttaacatttaatctagctagtgcgctgaaagttggcgacttttcacctataaaacagaaacttgctgatttgtactagataaaaccaacacaccattacatatgcatcgattattttacctgacatgaagtgtgcactgcaaacacgagtattatttatgatcgtctcagtccagtctgtacgccgtattgctttcaaccacaatgatctttttgatttctgtgaaggaatgtctgccgggatctggtaaaactttcgttttgaaccaaaagtcctgttccttctattctggctgtcaaaaacacaacaagatgacattttaaagtcaaaacctcaaacttttagcgcgcccgctattagttcttatttatgttttgcctccagctagagcggtgacgtcacagtgacgtaggcAATTAAGGGGTCTATAGTTTCTGCTAAATGTTTGTGAAGCTACTATTGCTTTTCTGATGACAAGACAGAGCAAAACAAGCTGCTAGCCACtgtttgtttatgctcaagGCACCTTCTGTCAGTCGACAGTCCCATCTTCTTGATGACGGCACGCACATGGTTAAAGACGGCACGTGATGAATGGTCGGGT of the Megalobrama amblycephala isolate DHTTF-2021 linkage group LG24, ASM1881202v1, whole genome shotgun sequence genome contains:
- the fam217ba gene encoding uncharacterized protein fam217ba, with protein sequence MVQSHVALEKSRRALSLPLAPQPVLQHLTLQKQVPDLESLRLLEHKEDDTDSASDLSDSERLPVLPSPCTPPQLNLRAEVFNTMDLHPHIPGPRTVENDDISYNYPDFLPPPFNTWSLRQLAIFLNTEGKKAPRPKPVGLLEKYLERLLQLEWHQIQTIQAESGQHIVPIIRTKGHATSVLANSNRTRPHTAPPTRLSSPKSFRQGQRGFFSSMGSPSSTQLSRPVCPHCHIRYPLCNGTCSSYAYQRHSRLSPLLERKAPPANTQKRSSSESRASTSENRTTSKNQHLVSPQAAKAQQNHMQAVGNVRRASHELNTNVKSHSSVRKGKTGRSNEAERQKDPPGAKREGADRRVPAAIKREGGGPGKKMVKDCPRAEAGEVRLRSGTKRMVTDSCDAKVTSATKTTGKVKNAQYAK